In the Elioraea tepida genome, one interval contains:
- a CDS encoding class I SAM-dependent methyltransferase has product MDKPETKEKQYDLLFEVKEKHGIARFGLMANESWNQDPRRTVFTLARYKFVSKMLAGRKKVLEIGCADAFGTRIVQQSVGHVTAVDFDPVFVADALERMNPHWPFEVFVHDLLAGPVPGRYDALYALDVLEHIAPDREDLFLRNAVAALEPTGVAIFGMPSLESQAYASPQSKAGHVNCKTGEALKETLEKYFHTVFVFSMNDEVVHTGYFRMAHYLIGVCSHLRSA; this is encoded by the coding sequence ATGGACAAGCCGGAAACCAAAGAAAAGCAATACGATTTACTCTTCGAGGTTAAGGAGAAGCACGGGATCGCGCGCTTCGGGCTGATGGCGAATGAGTCCTGGAACCAGGATCCGCGGCGTACCGTCTTCACCCTCGCGCGGTATAAATTTGTGTCGAAAATGCTGGCGGGGCGCAAGAAGGTGCTGGAGATCGGCTGCGCCGACGCCTTCGGCACGCGCATCGTGCAGCAGAGCGTCGGCCACGTAACGGCGGTGGATTTCGACCCCGTCTTTGTCGCCGACGCGCTGGAGCGGATGAATCCGCACTGGCCGTTCGAGGTCTTCGTGCATGACCTCCTTGCCGGTCCCGTGCCCGGCCGCTACGATGCCCTGTATGCGCTCGACGTGCTGGAGCACATCGCTCCTGATCGCGAAGATCTATTCCTCCGCAACGCCGTTGCCGCGCTCGAGCCGACGGGGGTCGCGATCTTCGGCATGCCGTCGCTCGAGTCCCAGGCGTATGCCTCCCCGCAAAGCAAGGCCGGCCACGTCAACTGCAAGACCGGCGAGGCGCTGAAGGAGACGCTGGAAAAGTATTTCCACACCGTCTTCGTCTTCTCGATGAATGACGAGGTCGTTCACACTGGCTACTTCCGGATGGCGCATTACCTCATTGGCGTGTGCAGCCATCTCAGATCGGCGTGA
- a CDS encoding SDR family oxidoreductase: MTKALVLGGSGFVGRALLTALGSDAVGAHHSRPWPGSIPFDATRDDLAALLDRAGEGISRLYLLHGAANPEICAQDPVGTAAINVVSVKRMVADAVARGILPIFVSSDYVHDGTRGGRTEVEPLTPITEYGRQKAEVEEWMASLDRPWLVARLSKVVSEAECAHSVLGQLVPQIRGGATLRMATDQIFSPAHVDDVARALAELPLRGARGVVNVAGPVAWSRYDLTACLLAAIRRRDPTVTATLVPCSLRDIPFREQRPLNTSLDTTKLHSLLPWRFRPMEEVCERIAEAAFGPTRE, from the coding sequence GTGACGAAGGCTCTCGTCCTCGGCGGGTCTGGATTCGTCGGACGCGCGCTGTTGACCGCTCTTGGGTCCGACGCCGTCGGCGCGCATCACTCGCGTCCCTGGCCCGGCTCGATCCCTTTTGACGCCACGCGCGATGACCTGGCCGCGCTGCTCGACCGCGCCGGCGAGGGCATCAGCCGGCTTTACCTGTTGCATGGCGCAGCCAACCCAGAGATCTGCGCCCAGGATCCGGTCGGCACCGCCGCCATAAACGTCGTCAGCGTCAAGCGTATGGTTGCCGATGCTGTGGCCCGCGGTATCTTGCCAATATTCGTCTCAAGCGACTATGTCCATGACGGGACGCGCGGCGGCCGCACGGAAGTTGAGCCACTCACACCGATTACCGAATACGGGCGGCAGAAGGCCGAGGTCGAAGAATGGATGGCAAGCCTCGACCGGCCCTGGCTCGTCGCCCGGCTGTCGAAGGTCGTGAGCGAGGCGGAGTGTGCGCACAGCGTGCTCGGACAGCTCGTCCCGCAGATCCGCGGCGGTGCCACGCTGCGTATGGCGACCGACCAGATCTTCTCCCCCGCTCATGTCGACGACGTGGCCCGCGCGCTGGCGGAACTGCCGCTGCGCGGTGCGCGCGGCGTGGTGAACGTGGCTGGCCCCGTGGCCTGGAGCCGGTACGACCTCACCGCCTGCCTGCTCGCCGCGATCCGCCGCCGCGATCCGACCGTGACGGCGACCCTTGTGCCCTGCAGCCTACGTGACATTCCCTTCCGCGAGCAGCGGCCGCTCAACACCTCGCTCGATACCACGAAGCTGCATTCGCTGCTGCCCTGGCGCTTCCGGCCGATGGAGGAGGTGTGCGAGCGCATCGCCGAAGCCGCCTTCGGTCCGACCCGCGAGTAG
- a CDS encoding glycosyltransferase family 2 protein — protein sequence MATVGVVLPNYNHAALLPEAIAALQAQTRPFDEFVVVDDGSTDDSVAVIERLAAADPRIRLIRHERNRGAVAAMNTGVAAATADYVHFAAADDRFSRELVATLLPRLEAHPGAAFACAEVTLTDRTTGRPIGLRPAVRPAHRARYFTPAESAALLTRMDNFVVTPAALFRRALIATMGGFDARLGPFTDGHLVRRLALHHGFCFAPRVLVEWRVDDRGYSRAVARDPGRALDLLRRVLEAFAEDPVFPSWYPPLFERRYRFAVARLAVQAEPVDFPTLERILEPGGVWLGPVRRLPAPLLRPALLTALTLLFRPTSLRGLLGTALARRFGHPATEPAG from the coding sequence ATGGCGACCGTCGGTGTGGTCCTGCCGAATTACAACCACGCGGCCCTGTTGCCGGAAGCGATCGCCGCGCTCCAAGCGCAAACGAGGCCCTTCGACGAGTTCGTCGTTGTGGATGACGGCTCCACCGACGACAGCGTCGCCGTCATCGAACGGCTGGCAGCGGCCGATCCGCGCATCCGGCTGATCCGGCACGAACGCAATCGGGGCGCGGTCGCCGCCATGAACACCGGCGTCGCGGCCGCGACGGCCGATTACGTGCATTTCGCGGCCGCCGATGACCGCTTTTCGCGCGAGCTTGTGGCGACGCTGCTGCCCCGTCTCGAGGCGCACCCTGGGGCGGCCTTCGCCTGCGCCGAGGTGACGCTGACCGATCGCACCACCGGCCGCCCGATCGGGCTGCGCCCGGCGGTCCGCCCCGCCCATCGCGCACGGTACTTCACGCCGGCAGAGAGTGCCGCGCTGCTTACGCGGATGGACAATTTCGTCGTCACGCCGGCCGCGCTGTTCCGGCGCGCGCTGATTGCCACGATGGGCGGCTTCGATGCGCGGCTCGGGCCGTTCACTGATGGACATCTGGTCCGCCGCCTCGCGCTGCATCACGGGTTCTGCTTCGCGCCGCGCGTGCTCGTAGAATGGCGCGTGGACGATCGCGGCTATTCCCGCGCTGTCGCGCGCGATCCCGGCCGCGCACTCGATCTCTTGCGTCGAGTCCTCGAGGCCTTCGCCGAGGACCCGGTGTTTCCATCCTGGTATCCGCCGCTGTTCGAGCGCCGCTACCGGTTCGCCGTCGCGCGGCTTGCCGTGCAGGCGGAGCCCGTCGATTTCCCGACCCTGGAGAGGATCCTGGAGCCGGGCGGTGTCTGGCTTGGGCCGGTGCGGCGCCTGCCCGCGCCGCTCCTGCGCCCCGCGTTGCTCACCGCGCTGACGCTGCTCTTCCGCCCCACCTCGCTCCGCGGCCTGCTGGGCACCGCTCTCGCGCGCCGCTTCGGCCATCCCGCCACGGAGCCCGCTGGATGA
- a CDS encoding class I SAM-dependent methyltransferase, with translation MTPMTCHVCGAARLAPLPTYASMPRVSSDCRLLPPGGALHACTACGTAQKLATPEFLADLSAIYAAYDVYYQGGGAEQIVFDAAAGESVRRSMLLSGRILATGLLPPRGSVIDIGCGNGAFLRAFGQRLPEWDLYGLELDDRNLSVMRDIPRFAGLKIGDATKLEGHYTLITMIHALEHFTDPFSALVALRGNLSADGIVFIEVPNLAENPFDLTIADHATHFTPATLEALLIRAGLEPLHFETGWVKKEMSVLARAARGPVATRQKADPPGLVATQLAWLDATLAATREAASRGASFGIFGTSIAATWLAGALGDRIAFHVDEDANRQGRTFFGKPVLAPEAVPAGAVVFLAVAPVVAEAIAPRLRRLGLDPVLPPPLAT, from the coding sequence ATGACCCCGATGACCTGCCATGTCTGCGGCGCTGCGCGCCTCGCACCGCTGCCCACCTATGCGTCGATGCCGCGGGTCAGTTCGGATTGCCGGCTCCTCCCCCCGGGTGGCGCGCTGCACGCCTGCACGGCCTGCGGCACTGCGCAGAAGCTCGCGACCCCCGAGTTCCTGGCCGATCTCAGCGCGATCTATGCCGCCTACGACGTGTACTACCAGGGCGGCGGCGCGGAGCAGATCGTGTTCGACGCGGCGGCCGGCGAGAGCGTGCGTCGCTCCATGCTGCTCAGCGGGCGCATCCTTGCCACTGGTTTGCTGCCCCCACGCGGCAGCGTCATAGATATCGGCTGCGGCAACGGGGCCTTCCTCCGGGCGTTCGGCCAGCGCCTGCCGGAATGGGATCTCTACGGGCTCGAGCTCGACGACCGGAACCTCTCGGTGATGCGTGACATCCCTCGCTTCGCCGGCCTCAAGATCGGCGACGCAACGAAGCTCGAAGGACACTACACGCTGATCACGATGATCCACGCCCTCGAACACTTCACCGACCCCTTTTCCGCTCTCGTCGCGTTGCGCGGCAATCTCAGCGCAGATGGCATCGTCTTCATCGAGGTGCCGAACCTCGCCGAGAACCCTTTCGACCTCACGATCGCTGACCACGCCACGCATTTCACCCCGGCGACGCTGGAAGCCCTGCTGATTCGCGCGGGGCTGGAGCCGCTGCACTTCGAGACCGGCTGGGTGAAGAAGGAGATGTCGGTCCTTGCGCGTGCCGCGCGCGGCCCTGTCGCCACACGGCAGAAGGCCGATCCGCCGGGCCTCGTCGCCACGCAGCTCGCCTGGCTCGACGCCACACTCGCAGCGACGCGGGAAGCCGCCTCGCGCGGCGCGAGCTTTGGGATCTTCGGCACCTCGATCGCCGCCACCTGGCTCGCCGGCGCGCTCGGCGATCGAATTGCCTTCCATGTGGACGAGGATGCGAACCGCCAGGGCCGCACCTTCTTCGGCAAGCCGGTGCTTGCGCCCGAGGCAGTGCCTGCCGGGGCCGTGGTCTTCCTCGCCGTCGCGCCCGTGGTCGCCGAGGCGATCGCGCCGCGGCTGCGCCGTCTCGGGCTCGATCCCGTGCTGCCGCCGCCTCTCGCCACCTGA
- a CDS encoding TylF/MycF/NovP-related O-methyltransferase — protein sequence MLGLLKKKLREAVDRRVMHLMTQHVDRLVGRLVRQQMADELESLRGGLAVDDPRYVGSQGWTGYGDPFAFHTAAAASALAEGVAACYGFDVDGHIAEFGTMTGATARGLARAMASCDTHLAHAVQVYGSPRRELHLFDSFEGLPAADNPVDAASPHVQDGIWPPGSCRGLTPEQLFAVVTEYLAEDRVRIFPGWFADTVPALPAETRYALIHVDADLYVSAMDVLGNLFARGMVTKGAYIYFDDWSCNRADPAFGERRAWRECVERFRIEYSDQGPYALFCRRFTVHDYQPETATG from the coding sequence ATGCTCGGCCTGCTGAAGAAGAAGCTGCGTGAGGCGGTGGACCGCCGCGTTATGCATCTCATGACTCAGCATGTGGACCGTCTGGTGGGCCGTCTGGTGCGGCAGCAGATGGCAGACGAGCTGGAAAGCCTTCGCGGTGGCCTCGCGGTCGATGATCCGCGCTATGTCGGCTCGCAGGGCTGGACGGGGTACGGCGACCCCTTCGCCTTTCATACTGCCGCCGCCGCCTCCGCCCTCGCGGAGGGAGTCGCCGCCTGCTACGGCTTCGACGTGGATGGCCACATCGCCGAATTCGGCACGATGACGGGTGCGACTGCCCGCGGCCTCGCCCGCGCGATGGCCTCCTGCGACACGCACCTCGCCCATGCCGTGCAGGTCTATGGCAGCCCGCGACGGGAGCTGCACCTGTTCGACAGTTTCGAGGGCTTGCCCGCCGCCGACAATCCCGTGGATGCCGCGAGCCCGCATGTCCAAGACGGCATCTGGCCGCCCGGCTCCTGCCGCGGCCTCACGCCCGAGCAGCTTTTCGCCGTCGTGACCGAGTATCTCGCCGAGGACCGCGTGCGCATCTTCCCGGGCTGGTTCGCCGACACGGTTCCCGCTCTGCCGGCGGAGACCCGATACGCGCTGATCCACGTCGATGCCGATCTGTACGTCTCGGCCATGGATGTTCTGGGCAATCTGTTTGCGCGGGGCATGGTCACCAAAGGTGCCTACATCTATTTCGACGACTGGTCCTGCAATCGCGCCGACCCTGCGTTCGGTGAGCGCCGGGCCTGGCGAGAGTGTGTGGAACGATTCAGGATCGAGTATTCCGACCAGGGACCCTACGCCCTGTTCTGCCGCCGCTTTACCGTGCACGACTACCAACCGGAGACTGCGACGGGATGA
- a CDS encoding methyltransferase domain-containing protein has translation MRQMQLQGFLAGRKSVLELGSQTFAPDTHRAREAIRELFPEIPSDSISTPRDFYRALGMTKYVSIDLDGHDGALRYNLNLPLDETYQFRETFDLVTNHGTTEHAFDQFHCFENIHKLTRTGGLMLHALPSQGYHNHAFFNYHPSFFLDLARANDYDVLGLHYNLGEELIPYTDSVLAERGIMATDFLAIFAVLRKTVDRPFIIPFDGRYYMEERDGAFVPRTDFGSHARVEENRFPLSAGPTLNPLTSEERREPRVRFILPVWGKNFMDAFLTFGLRGLIESGVLDTAPRDSSEFVIVTDPDGAERSNASAMKKKLSAILPVRVLVAPTPPHTNSYHLLTRNYNLALADAVPEDIYFFLTSDCFFSCEVFACCLERLKTQRVVLVPSLRVVEESFQAELMMRQDWKLSGRKLLQLALRHEHPLTEAFCIDNDSNRTHPQPAQVLARVPGGYVGRWTVMHPLAIRIANPLARIANTVDWNYGALHIAGWADVAVLDSIDDGLTVSTTPLSYHQGEPYRRGSGVARHLSNLKDWVNNRWALEYHLAQLAHPVRLLSDQATPEALIAAAEARVNHVIAQFLDYVNTRRYLPRASYQDLPASALLRDAIDRRQLLRGSKRSIARLKLSLRNRATRMVSRALARFR, from the coding sequence CGCGCGCTCGGGATGACCAAATATGTCTCGATTGACCTCGACGGACATGACGGCGCGCTTCGCTACAACCTGAACTTGCCGCTCGATGAGACCTACCAGTTCCGGGAAACGTTCGACCTCGTCACGAACCACGGCACCACCGAGCACGCCTTCGACCAGTTCCACTGCTTCGAGAACATCCACAAGCTGACGCGGACGGGCGGTCTCATGTTGCACGCCCTACCCTCCCAGGGTTACCACAATCATGCGTTCTTCAACTACCACCCGTCCTTCTTCCTCGATCTCGCCAGAGCTAACGATTACGACGTGCTTGGCCTGCATTACAATCTTGGCGAAGAGCTGATTCCCTACACTGACTCTGTGCTGGCCGAGCGCGGCATCATGGCCACAGACTTTTTGGCCATCTTCGCGGTGCTGCGCAAGACGGTGGACCGGCCATTCATCATTCCCTTTGACGGTCGCTACTACATGGAGGAACGCGACGGCGCCTTCGTGCCGCGAACCGATTTCGGCAGCCACGCGCGCGTTGAGGAGAACCGCTTTCCGCTCTCCGCCGGCCCGACGTTGAATCCGTTGACGTCTGAAGAGAGGCGCGAGCCGCGGGTCCGCTTCATCCTGCCTGTCTGGGGCAAGAACTTCATGGATGCCTTCCTGACCTTCGGCCTGCGCGGGTTGATCGAGAGTGGCGTGCTGGACACCGCGCCGCGAGATAGCTCCGAGTTCGTGATCGTGACGGATCCCGACGGGGCCGAGCGGTCGAACGCCTCAGCGATGAAAAAGAAACTCTCGGCGATCCTGCCGGTGCGGGTGCTGGTAGCCCCCACGCCGCCGCACACGAATTCATATCACTTGCTAACCCGAAACTATAATTTGGCGCTTGCTGATGCGGTGCCGGAAGACATCTACTTCTTCCTGACGTCAGACTGCTTCTTCTCCTGCGAGGTCTTCGCCTGCTGCCTGGAGCGGCTCAAGACGCAGCGCGTCGTTCTCGTGCCGTCCCTGCGCGTGGTCGAGGAGAGCTTCCAAGCGGAGCTGATGATGAGGCAGGACTGGAAGCTTTCGGGGCGCAAGTTGCTGCAGTTGGCGCTGCGGCATGAGCATCCGCTGACCGAAGCCTTCTGCATCGACAACGACAGCAACAGGACCCACCCGCAGCCCGCTCAAGTGCTGGCGCGCGTGCCGGGAGGCTATGTCGGTCGCTGGACAGTGATGCACCCGCTCGCCATCCGCATCGCCAATCCGTTGGCAAGGATCGCCAACACCGTGGATTGGAACTACGGCGCGCTGCACATCGCTGGCTGGGCCGACGTCGCGGTTCTGGACAGCATCGACGATGGTCTCACGGTGAGCACCACGCCGCTCAGCTACCACCAAGGCGAGCCGTATCGGCGCGGCAGCGGCGTCGCGCGTCATCTCTCCAACCTCAAGGACTGGGTGAACAACCGCTGGGCGCTGGAGTATCACTTGGCGCAGCTCGCCCATCCTGTGCGGCTGCTGTCGGACCAAGCGACGCCGGAGGCGCTGATCGCAGCTGCCGAAGCGCGGGTGAACCACGTCATCGCCCAGTTCCTGGACTATGTGAACACACGGCGGTATCTGCCGCGCGCGAGCTATCAGGACCTGCCGGCCTCGGCCTTGCTGCGCGACGCGATTGACCGGCGGCAGCTACTGCGCGGGTCGAAGCGGAGCATCGCGCGGCTGAAGCTGTCGCTGCGCAACCGCGCGACACGGATGGTCAGCCGAGCGCTGGCGCGCTTCCGCTGA